The Cucumis melo cultivar AY chromosome 5, USDA_Cmelo_AY_1.0, whole genome shotgun sequence genome has a segment encoding these proteins:
- the LOC103498677 gene encoding threonine synthase, chloroplastic-like translates to MASSLFPFNTSLSPKPDSLLRRPTRRNSSSPFTLVCSSATSDSAPSPVIDSSLPLGVHTHQFQDDSHRHRSVAVDVGHNFSAKYVPFGSGYDSSEWYSLDDIVYRSRSGGLLDVQHNMDALKKFDGAYWRNLFDSRVGKTTWPYGSGVWSKKEWVLPEIDSSDIVSAFEGNTNLFWAERFGKQFLGMNDLWVKHCGISHTGSFKDLGMTVLVSQVNRLRKMNRPVVGVGCASTGDTSAALSAYCAAAGIPSIVFLPADKISMAQLVQPIANGAFVLSMDTDFDGCMKLIREVTAELPIYLANSLNSLRLEGQKTAAIEILQQFDWEVPDWVIIPGGNLGNIYAFYKGFEMCKELGLVDKIPRLVCAQAANANPLYLYYKSGWEEFSPLKATTTFASAIQIGDPVSIDRAVFALQNSNGIVEEATEEELMDATAQADSTGMFICPHTGVALTALIKLRNRGIIGGSDRTVVVSTAHGLKFTQSKIDYHSRAISGMECRFANPPVEVKAEFGAVMDVLKEHLSRKSPKF, encoded by the coding sequence ATGGCATCTTCTCTCTTCCCTTTCAACACCTCTCTCTCTCCCAAACCCGATTCTCTCTTACGCCGTCCCACTCGCAGGAATTCTTCCTCTCCTTTCACCCTCGTCTGTTCCTCCGCCACTTCCGACTCTGCCCCCTCCCCTGTTATCGACTCATCTCTGCCCCTCGGAGTTCACACCCATCAGTTCCAAGACGATTCCCATCGCCATCGTTCTGTAGCCGTTGATGTCGGCCATAATTTCTCGGCGAAGTATGTGCCCTTTGGTTCTGGCTATGATTCCTCCGAATGGTACTCGCTCGACGATATCGTTTATAGGAGTCGGTCCGGCGGGCTGCTCGATGTTCAGCACAACATGGATGCGTTGAAGAAGTTCGACGGAGCGTATTGGCGAAATCTGTTCGATTCGCGCGTGGGGAAGACGACCTGGCCGTACGGCTCCGGCGTGTGGAGCAAGAAAGAGTGGGTATTGCCGGAGATTGACTCCAGCGACATCGTCAGCGCCTTCGAAGGTAATACGAATCTTTTCTGGGCCGAGCGTTTTGGGAAACAGTTTCTAGGTATGAATGATCTGTGGGTAAAACATTGCGGGATTAGCCACACCGGCAGTTTCAAAGACCTTGGCATGACTGTTTTGGTCAGCCAAGTCAATCGCCTCCGGAAAATGAACCGCCCAGTCGTCGGCGTCGGTTGCGCCTCAACTGGAGACACCTCTGCCGCTCTCTCTGCCTATTGTGCCGCCGCAGGAATTCCATCTATTGTCTTCCTTCCCGCCGATAAAATTTCCATGGCGCAATTAGTTCAACCGATTGCAAACGGCGCTTTCGTATTAAGCATGGATACCGATTTCGACGGCTGTATGAAACTAATCCGTGAAGTGACGGCGGAGCTTCCGATTTACCTGGCGAATTCTCTCAACAGTTTGAGATTGGAAGGGCAAAAGACGGCCGCCATTGAAATCCTTCAACAGTTCGATTGGGAAGTACCGGATTGGGTAATCATACCGGGAGGAAACCTAGGGAATATATATGCATTTTACAAAGGGTTTGAAATGTGCAAAGAATTGGGCCTCGTCGACAAGATTCCCCGCTTGGTTTGTGCTCAAGCGGCAAATGCAAATCCGCTTTACTTGTATTACAAATCTGGCTGGGAAGAGTTCTCGCCATTGAAGGCAACCACGACTTTTGCTTCTGCAATACAGATTGGGGATCCGGTTTCCATAGATAGAGCTGTGTTCGCTCTGCAAAACTCCAACGGAATTGTGGAAGAAGCAACGGAGGAGGAACTAATGGACGCCACAGCTCAGGCTGATTCGACGGGGATGTTCATTTGTCCTCACACAGGAGTGGCATTAACAGCTCTGATTAAGCTCAGAAACCGCGGCATCATCGGAGGCAGTGACCGGACGGTGGTGGTAAGCACTGCACATGGTCTGAAATTTACTCAATCCAAGATCGATTACCACTCGAGAGCAATCTCGGGCATGGAATGCCGATTTGCAAACCCGCCGGTGGAAGTGAAAGCGGAATTTGGGGCTGTTATGGATGTTCTTAAGGAGCATTTGTCGAGGAAGAGTCCTAAATTTTGA
- the LOC103498685 gene encoding protein Brevis radix-like 4 isoform X1, translating to MLTCIARSKKLGDGSLSQIEEPDSVNGLENKQQSVKSLTGQLRDMALKASGSYRTCNPCAGPIPQSRLKNCSSQSDADSERFKWAYKRSGSLSSTKTRTWGKEMEARLKGISSGEGTPNSLSGRRVDPVVYVEENEPKEWVAQVEPGVLITFVSLPRGGNDLKRIRFSRDVFNKWQAQRWWAENYDRVMELYNVQRFNRQAFPLPTPPRSEDESSKIESVENSPVTPPLTTERLPRNLYRPIGAGVSYSSSDSLEYQPMQYRQYQDSGLTSTPKLSSISGAKTETSSIDASMRSSSSRDADRSGELSISNASDLESEWVEQDEPGVYITIRALPGGKRELRRVRFSREKFGEMHARLWWEENRARIHEQYL from the exons ATGCTGACATGCATAGCTCGTTCTAAGAAACTCGGAGATGGTTCCTTGAGTCAAATTGAAGAACCAGACTCCGTCAATGGACTCGAAAACAAGCAACAATCTGTCAAATCTCTGACAGGTCAG CTCAGAGACATGGCGTTAAAAGCGTCGGGATCGTATCGAACTTGCAACCCTTGCGCAGGGCCCATACCGCAGAGTCGACTGAAGAATTGCAGCTCACAGTCGGATGCGGACTCGGAGCGGTTCAAATGGGCTTATAAGCGAAGCGGTAGCTTGAGCTCGACGAAAACGAGGACATGGGGGAAGGAAATGGAAGCGAGACTGAAGGGCATTTCAAGCGGAGAAGGAACCCCCAATTCACTGAGTGGCCGGCGAGTTGACCCAGTTGTGTACGTTGAGGAGAACGAACCAAAGGAGTGGGTGGCCCAGGTGGAACCCGGTGTGTTAATCACTTTCGTTTCGCTTCCTCGCGGAGGGAATGATCTGAAACGGATACGTTTCAG CCGAGACGTATTCAATAAATGGCAAGCTCAAAGATGGTGGGCCGAGAACTATGATAGAGTTATGGAACTATACAATGTTCAGAGGTTCAACCGGCAAGCTTTTCCTCTTCCAACCCCCCCGAGATCTGAGGATGAG AGCTCAAAAATTGAATCTGTGGAGAACAGCCCTGTAACACCTCCTCTAACTACAGAACGCTTGCCCCGCAATCTCTACCGCCCCATTGGAGCAGGTGTGAGCTATTCATCCTCAGATTCACTTGAATATCAGCCAATGCAGTATCGCCAGTACCAAGATTCAGGTCTGACCTCCACTCCTAAACTCTCTAGCATCAGTGGTGCAAAGACAGAAACATCTTCCATCGATGCATCCATGAGAAGCAGTTCATCAAGGGATGCAGATCGTTCAGGAGAACTATCTATCAGCAATGCTAGTGATCTTGAGTCTGAATGGGTTGAACAGGACGAGCCAGGTGTTTATATTACAATCAGAGCTTTGCCTGGCGGCAAAAGGGAACTCAGAAGAGTCAGATTCAG
- the LOC103498685 gene encoding protein Brevis radix-like 4 isoform X2 produces MALKASGSYRTCNPCAGPIPQSRLKNCSSQSDADSERFKWAYKRSGSLSSTKTRTWGKEMEARLKGISSGEGTPNSLSGRRVDPVVYVEENEPKEWVAQVEPGVLITFVSLPRGGNDLKRIRFSRDVFNKWQAQRWWAENYDRVMELYNVQRFNRQAFPLPTPPRSEDESSKIESVENSPVTPPLTTERLPRNLYRPIGAGVSYSSSDSLEYQPMQYRQYQDSGLTSTPKLSSISGAKTETSSIDASMRSSSSRDADRSGELSISNASDLESEWVEQDEPGVYITIRALPGGKRELRRVRFSREKFGEMHARLWWEENRARIHEQYL; encoded by the exons ATGGCGTTAAAAGCGTCGGGATCGTATCGAACTTGCAACCCTTGCGCAGGGCCCATACCGCAGAGTCGACTGAAGAATTGCAGCTCACAGTCGGATGCGGACTCGGAGCGGTTCAAATGGGCTTATAAGCGAAGCGGTAGCTTGAGCTCGACGAAAACGAGGACATGGGGGAAGGAAATGGAAGCGAGACTGAAGGGCATTTCAAGCGGAGAAGGAACCCCCAATTCACTGAGTGGCCGGCGAGTTGACCCAGTTGTGTACGTTGAGGAGAACGAACCAAAGGAGTGGGTGGCCCAGGTGGAACCCGGTGTGTTAATCACTTTCGTTTCGCTTCCTCGCGGAGGGAATGATCTGAAACGGATACGTTTCAG CCGAGACGTATTCAATAAATGGCAAGCTCAAAGATGGTGGGCCGAGAACTATGATAGAGTTATGGAACTATACAATGTTCAGAGGTTCAACCGGCAAGCTTTTCCTCTTCCAACCCCCCCGAGATCTGAGGATGAG AGCTCAAAAATTGAATCTGTGGAGAACAGCCCTGTAACACCTCCTCTAACTACAGAACGCTTGCCCCGCAATCTCTACCGCCCCATTGGAGCAGGTGTGAGCTATTCATCCTCAGATTCACTTGAATATCAGCCAATGCAGTATCGCCAGTACCAAGATTCAGGTCTGACCTCCACTCCTAAACTCTCTAGCATCAGTGGTGCAAAGACAGAAACATCTTCCATCGATGCATCCATGAGAAGCAGTTCATCAAGGGATGCAGATCGTTCAGGAGAACTATCTATCAGCAATGCTAGTGATCTTGAGTCTGAATGGGTTGAACAGGACGAGCCAGGTGTTTATATTACAATCAGAGCTTTGCCTGGCGGCAAAAGGGAACTCAGAAGAGTCAGATTCAG